A single window of Flagellimonas maritima DNA harbors:
- a CDS encoding TonB-dependent receptor → MFAGYGQTATVLGTVLDENNLPITNVNIVSGNTGTTTDGNGYYLLQLTADTKNIITFSHLGHKKVVLENLILTTNETFEFNPVMKTDVTQIAGVEVSPNGKKSIEGITTISPEIVRKIPGANAGVENILKLLPGVSFNNELSTQYNVRGGNFDENLVYVNGIEVYRPFLVRSAQQEGLSFVNSDMISNLEFSSGGFQARYGDKLSSVLDITYKNPVDFGLRIEGSLLGASTTLETLSKNKKFSSITGVRYRDNSLFVNTQQTETNFNPRFIDVQNYLTYRFSKKFHLNFLGTYSVNDYENEPLTRQTNFGTINDPRALLVFYQGKENSSFDNKLGALKADYFLNDNIKMDITASVYHTQEEEFSDIIASYELAEIDTDLGSENLGEVTNSRGIGSQFNRARNQLDALILNFSYRGKYKKGDKSLEWGIKYAHEDVRDQLREAEFIDSAGFFIRPSEPEFVNNQPQEPFTEDIVAFESVQATNFVKTNRFSGFVQYGQQTKLGEHDAYFNLGIRAQHWILSGEGFDDNSQTLFSPRGQFSLKPNWRKDMLFRFAVGSYQQPPFYRELRDITGNINPDVEAQRSIHYVLGSEFSFNLWNRPFTLISETYYKDLDNVNTYTIEDVRIRYAANNNAIAYAYGFDFRLTGTFVPGAESWVSLGYLQTQENRNDRGFISRPTDQRLKFAVLFQDYVPSIPNLKLYLNLVYNTGVPGGSPNNADPYDFQNRLRDYRRADMGISYIFADSNNQYPKGHWLHKFQELSFGFEIFNMFNNQNSITNTWVRDVDTQRQFAVPNFLTSRILNVKFGMRF, encoded by the coding sequence ATGTTTGCTGGTTACGGTCAAACAGCCACTGTCTTGGGTACGGTTTTAGATGAAAATAATCTTCCCATTACAAATGTGAATATTGTTTCTGGAAATACTGGCACAACAACGGACGGTAACGGGTATTATCTGCTTCAGCTTACGGCAGATACTAAAAATATAATAACCTTCTCGCATTTAGGTCATAAAAAGGTGGTATTGGAAAACCTGATTTTGACGACCAATGAAACTTTTGAGTTTAATCCTGTAATGAAAACTGATGTTACCCAGATTGCAGGCGTTGAAGTCTCACCCAACGGGAAAAAAAGTATTGAGGGCATTACTACGATCTCCCCAGAAATAGTTCGAAAAATACCTGGAGCAAATGCCGGTGTGGAAAATATTTTAAAGCTGCTGCCAGGAGTATCGTTCAATAATGAACTGAGCACACAATACAATGTTAGAGGTGGTAACTTTGATGAAAATTTGGTGTACGTCAATGGAATAGAAGTGTATCGTCCATTTTTGGTTCGTTCTGCCCAACAGGAAGGATTAAGTTTCGTAAACAGCGATATGATTTCCAATCTTGAATTTTCTTCAGGAGGTTTTCAAGCTAGATATGGTGATAAATTATCCTCCGTTTTGGATATTACTTATAAAAATCCTGTGGATTTTGGATTGCGAATAGAAGGCAGTTTATTAGGTGCGAGCACAACGCTGGAAACGTTATCCAAAAATAAGAAATTTAGCAGTATTACTGGTGTGCGTTATAGGGATAATAGCCTATTCGTTAACACCCAACAGACCGAAACCAATTTCAATCCAAGATTTATAGATGTACAAAACTACCTTACCTATCGCTTTTCAAAAAAATTTCATCTCAATTTTTTGGGTACTTATTCCGTGAACGATTATGAAAATGAACCTTTGACCAGGCAGACCAATTTTGGGACCATAAACGACCCCAGGGCACTATTGGTTTTTTATCAAGGAAAAGAGAATAGTAGTTTCGATAATAAATTAGGGGCTCTAAAAGCAGATTATTTTCTTAACGATAACATAAAAATGGATATTACCGCCTCTGTCTACCATACCCAAGAAGAAGAGTTCTCAGATATCATAGCTTCTTATGAATTGGCCGAAATAGATACGGACCTAGGAAGTGAAAATTTAGGTGAGGTTACGAATTCCAGAGGTATTGGGTCTCAATTTAATAGGGCAAGAAACCAGCTTGATGCATTGATTCTCAATTTTTCATATCGCGGAAAATATAAAAAGGGTGACAAATCTTTGGAATGGGGCATAAAATATGCACACGAGGATGTTAGGGACCAGCTTCGGGAAGCTGAGTTTATAGATTCTGCCGGATTTTTCATTCGGCCTTCCGAGCCTGAATTTGTGAACAACCAGCCCCAAGAACCTTTTACGGAAGATATAGTAGCATTTGAAAGCGTACAGGCTACAAACTTTGTAAAAACGAACAGGTTTTCAGGTTTTGTACAATATGGTCAACAAACAAAATTGGGCGAACACGACGCCTATTTTAATCTCGGGATAAGAGCACAGCATTGGATTTTGAGCGGTGAAGGGTTCGATGATAATTCACAAACACTTTTTAGTCCAAGAGGGCAATTTTCCTTAAAACCCAATTGGAGGAAAGACATGCTGTTTCGTTTTGCTGTCGGAAGTTATCAGCAGCCGCCTTTTTATAGGGAACTACGCGATATTACTGGAAACATAAATCCAGATGTAGAAGCGCAGAGATCAATTCACTACGTGCTTGGCAGCGAATTCAGTTTCAACCTTTGGAACAGACCGTTCACCTTGATCAGTGAGACATACTACAAAGATTTGGATAACGTAAACACATATACCATTGAAGATGTAAGAATCAGATATGCCGCCAATAACAATGCGATTGCCTATGCTTACGGATTCGATTTCAGACTTACGGGAACCTTTGTGCCCGGTGCGGAATCATGGGTCAGTCTTGGGTATTTACAAACACAGGAGAATAGAAATGACAGAGGTTTTATATCCCGTCCTACGGACCAACGGTTAAAATTTGCCGTTTTGTTTCAAGATTATGTGCCGAGCATACCAAATTTAAAACTTTACTTAAATCTAGTCTATAATACTGGTGTACCGGGCGGTTCTCCAAATAATGCCGATCCGTACGATTTTCAGAATAGATTAAGAGATTATAGAAGGGCCGATATGGGAATTTCCTATATTTTTGCCGACAGTAACAATCAATATCCCAAAGGGCATTGGTTGCACAAGTTTCAGGAACTCAGTTTTGGTTTTGAGATTTTCAATATGTTCAACAATCAAAATTCCATTACGAATACCTGGGTCAGGGACGTAGATACCCAAAGGCAATTTGCCGTTCCTAATTTTTTGACAAGCCGTATTTTAAATGTAAAGTTTGGGATGCGATTCTAA
- a CDS encoding cysteine desulfurase family protein produces the protein MQKVYLDNAATTQVRDEVIAKMQEALASFYGNPSSTHSYGRSAKTAIEKARKTIAKILNAQPSEIIFTSGGTEADNMILRCAVRDLGITTIITSKIEHHAVLHTAEELKREYGISLQFVDLDENGNPKLSHLEELLLQDGAKKLVSLMHVNNEIGNIVDIDAIGKLCKDHDALFHSDTVQSVGHYPWDVQNTPIDFLTAAAHKFHGPKGIGFAFIRKNSGLKPMIFGGSQERGFRAGTEPFHNIVGLEEAFVKAYDNLEEEIKIVRNLKSHFVKKLKREIPEVNFNGLSDDLEKSTYTLTNVRLPFDKQKGLMLLFHLDMKGIACSKGSACQSGSNLGSHVLNEILNDEELEKPSLRFSFSKYNTLEELDYTIAVLKEFADS, from the coding sequence ATGCAGAAAGTGTACCTCGACAATGCAGCGACCACTCAAGTTAGAGATGAGGTCATTGCAAAAATGCAAGAGGCATTGGCCTCGTTTTATGGAAACCCTTCTTCTACACATAGTTATGGGAGGTCAGCAAAGACTGCCATAGAAAAGGCACGTAAAACAATTGCAAAAATACTGAATGCACAGCCTTCAGAAATTATATTCACCTCTGGTGGAACAGAGGCAGACAATATGATATTGCGCTGCGCAGTAAGGGATTTGGGCATTACCACTATTATTACCTCCAAAATTGAGCACCATGCTGTCTTGCATACTGCCGAAGAATTGAAAAGGGAGTATGGAATTTCGCTCCAATTTGTGGATTTGGATGAAAATGGGAACCCAAAATTGAGCCATTTAGAGGAACTGTTGCTACAGGATGGTGCTAAAAAATTGGTAAGCTTAATGCACGTGAACAACGAAATTGGTAACATCGTCGATATTGATGCTATTGGCAAATTGTGCAAGGACCATGATGCACTTTTTCATTCCGATACAGTACAGTCAGTAGGGCATTACCCATGGGACGTTCAAAATACCCCAATTGATTTTTTGACCGCGGCAGCTCATAAATTTCACGGACCAAAAGGGATAGGTTTTGCATTTATCAGAAAAAATTCCGGTTTAAAACCAATGATTTTTGGTGGGTCACAAGAAAGGGGATTTAGAGCTGGAACCGAACCCTTTCATAATATTGTAGGGTTGGAAGAAGCTTTTGTAAAAGCTTACGATAATCTGGAAGAAGAAATAAAAATTGTAAGAAACCTTAAAAGTCATTTCGTAAAAAAGCTAAAGCGCGAAATCCCTGAAGTAAATTTTAACGGTCTTTCAGATGATTTGGAAAAAAGCACCTATACATTGACCAATGTACGTTTGCCATTTGACAAACAGAAAGGGTTAATGTTGCTTTTTCATTTAGATATGAAAGGAATTGCATGTTCCAAAGGAAGCGCCTGTCAATCCGGTAGCAATCTTGGTTCCCATGTTCTCAATGAAATACTAAACGATGAGGAATTGGAAAAACCGTCGCTCCGGTTCTCATTTTCAAAATACAATACTTTAGAGGAACTTGATTACACAATAGCGGTTTTAAAGGAATTTGCGGATAGTTAG
- a CDS encoding M23 family metallopeptidase, which translates to MRLYCFGAIFLLTLSLTSQEKYPQDVFGSPLEIPLILSGTFGELRSNHFHSGIDIKTQRRQGLPVLTIADGTVTRIKVSHWGYGKALYIAHPNGYTSVYAHLQKFGPEIEAYIKKVQYGKKSFEVEVFPDYGELKVFKGDVIGYSGNSGSSAGPHLHFEIRSSVTEKPTNPLLYGYEVRDATNPTLSGLYAYPLSNDALVNQSAERIQLSFTKQADGTFLADKLTAIGTIGFGFNGFDRQDLAANKNGVFSVKQIVNGKTYSAYNFKTFSFTETRYINTLIDYPYFGKFKQRIQKCFKEPYNRLTIYETLHNNGKIMIKEGLSYNVQILIADIEGNETKLVIPVEGKQQAIKIKKDESKTSDFIISDKPNNFDLTAAKVYFPSNTFYEDFYIDLEKGKDTIKIHNNSVAAHRNFTISFDVSKYDPKERKQLFIARLDEKNTSRHSKTYKRDDAFTTRTRTFGTYTIAKDSIAPTIKPRNFKEKQWLSNYSYLSLEIEDDLSGINTYSATVNGEWILMEYEPKTRTITYNFDDKILNKAQCDLKVVVTDNVGNSSTFESTFFRK; encoded by the coding sequence ATGCGCCTTTATTGTTTTGGAGCCATTTTCTTATTGACCCTATCCCTTACATCACAAGAAAAATATCCACAGGATGTTTTTGGCTCACCTTTAGAGATTCCTTTGATTTTATCAGGTACATTTGGCGAATTGCGTTCCAACCATTTTCACTCCGGAATTGATATTAAAACACAAAGAAGACAGGGATTGCCAGTTTTGACAATCGCCGATGGTACCGTAACCCGAATAAAAGTATCCCACTGGGGCTATGGCAAAGCACTATACATTGCACATCCAAACGGATACACTTCGGTATATGCACACCTTCAAAAATTTGGCCCAGAGATAGAAGCCTACATTAAAAAAGTACAGTATGGAAAAAAGTCTTTTGAAGTGGAAGTATTTCCTGATTACGGCGAATTGAAAGTGTTTAAGGGAGATGTAATAGGATATTCCGGTAATTCCGGTAGTTCGGCAGGTCCCCATCTACACTTTGAGATACGCAGCAGCGTAACAGAAAAACCTACAAACCCATTGCTTTATGGGTATGAAGTCAGAGATGCGACCAACCCAACTTTGTCCGGACTTTATGCTTATCCCTTATCAAATGATGCTTTGGTCAACCAAAGTGCAGAGAGAATTCAACTAAGCTTTACCAAACAGGCCGATGGTACGTTCTTGGCTGATAAACTGACCGCTATAGGTACAATAGGTTTTGGATTTAATGGCTTTGACCGCCAAGATTTGGCCGCAAATAAAAATGGGGTATTTTCAGTAAAACAAATCGTTAACGGAAAAACATACTCAGCATACAATTTTAAAACATTTTCTTTTACGGAAACAAGGTATATCAATACCTTGATAGATTATCCCTATTTTGGAAAATTCAAACAACGTATACAGAAGTGTTTTAAAGAGCCATACAATAGATTGACAATCTATGAAACTCTTCATAATAATGGAAAAATAATGATTAAAGAAGGACTTTCCTATAACGTGCAAATCCTTATAGCGGATATTGAAGGAAACGAAACCAAACTCGTTATACCCGTAGAAGGAAAACAGCAAGCCATAAAAATTAAAAAGGATGAATCCAAGACCAGTGATTTCATAATTTCAGATAAGCCCAATAATTTTGATTTAACTGCAGCAAAAGTCTACTTCCCTTCAAACACATTTTACGAAGATTTTTACATTGATTTGGAAAAAGGGAAAGACACTATCAAAATCCATAATAACAGTGTGGCCGCACATAGAAACTTCACCATAAGTTTTGATGTATCCAAATATGACCCAAAAGAAAGAAAACAACTGTTCATAGCCCGTCTCGATGAGAAAAATACCTCTAGGCACTCAAAAACTTATAAACGTGATGATGCTTTTACTACACGAACGCGAACCTTTGGAACATATACTATTGCCAAGGATAGCATTGCCCCTACTATAAAACCAAGGAATTTCAAAGAAAAACAGTGGTTGAGCAACTATAGTTATTTAAGTTTGGAAATAGAAGATGACCTAAGTGGAATAAATACCTATAGTGCGACTGTAAACGGAGAGTGGATTCTTATGGAATATGAACCTAAAACTAGGACTATCACCTATAATTTCGATGATAAAATCCTGAACAAAGCGCAATGTGACCTTAAAGTGGTCGTTACAGATAATGTTGGCAATTCCAGTACTTTTGAGTCTACCTTTTTTAGAAAATAG